Proteins encoded in a region of the Dethiosulfovibrio russensis genome:
- a CDS encoding sensor domain-containing diguanylate cyclase, whose amino-acid sequence MNNEFLSDWGKAFCKTVSSVFFIDTDGIVIARAPDEYRFGDSVSSEPFFDEVLKKGSYSGITTVDGRDSFLSCSPIRKYDDLVVGFVAVSQTITPFLLESLLPVGHMTLTFQGRRGFSERLRANSPSGRYRSIIVDDGLFDLYFLSDESERELIKLQRNIIITFAIVTISTMIFLIFFLRRRFEPYSKLVQGLVDYSDKRIDLDGLLDVTSGAASNGVEEIRHIAEALTDMIKVLKNRVDDIQSYSGQLEYLANCDSLTGLWNRRKMDQVLMTETENSRVNGTPLSVIMLDVDYFKEVNDTYGHEMGDAVLNSISILMKSCLRKCDSAGRWGGEEFLAVLPGVDSQRAWEYADKMRSTMENHTFRDGMKITSSFGVTLYRPGEPINEFVARADDALYDAKRKGRDRVEAR is encoded by the coding sequence ATGAACAACGAATTCCTGTCCGACTGGGGAAAGGCCTTCTGCAAGACAGTTAGCTCCGTATTCTTTATCGATACAGACGGGATTGTCATAGCCAGGGCTCCCGATGAATATCGTTTCGGAGATTCCGTGAGCTCTGAGCCGTTTTTCGACGAGGTCCTAAAAAAAGGGTCATACTCCGGAATAACGACAGTGGACGGACGAGACAGCTTTCTCTCCTGTAGTCCCATACGTAAATACGACGATCTAGTCGTGGGTTTTGTGGCGGTATCTCAAACGATAACCCCTTTCCTTTTGGAGAGCCTCTTACCGGTCGGGCATATGACTCTGACTTTTCAAGGAAGACGGGGCTTTTCTGAAAGACTGAGGGCGAACTCTCCTTCTGGAAGATATCGATCTATAATCGTCGACGATGGTCTGTTTGACCTCTATTTTCTCTCTGATGAAAGCGAGAGGGAGCTTATAAAGCTTCAGAGGAATATCATCATAACTTTTGCGATCGTAACGATCTCTACGATGATTTTTTTGATCTTTTTTCTTCGTAGACGATTTGAGCCTTATTCCAAGTTAGTGCAGGGATTGGTCGATTATTCGGATAAAAGGATCGATCTGGACGGTCTTCTCGATGTGACCTCCGGTGCCGCTTCCAACGGAGTAGAGGAGATCAGGCACATAGCTGAAGCCCTGACCGATATGATAAAGGTTTTGAAGAACAGGGTGGATGATATCCAAAGCTACAGTGGACAGCTCGAATATCTGGCGAATTGCGACTCTTTGACGGGGCTTTGGAACCGTAGAAAGATGGATCAGGTCTTGATGACCGAGACGGAAAACTCCAGAGTTAACGGCACACCCCTGTCGGTGATTATGCTGGACGTGGATTATTTTAAGGAAGTAAACGACACTTACGGTCACGAAATGGGAGATGCCGTCCTGAACTCCATTTCCATACTGATGAAAAGCTGTCTCCGAAAGTGTGATTCGGCGGGGAGATGGGGCGGAGAGGAGTTTCTAGCCGTTCTCCCCGGAGTCGATTCTCAGAGGGCATGGGAATATGCCGATAAGATGAGGTCGACGATGGAGAACCATACTTTTAGAGACGGAATGAAAATAACCTCAAGCTTCGGAGTAACTCTGTATCGTCCGGGTGAGCCGATCAACGAGTTTGTGGCCAGAGCTGACGATGCCCTTTATGATGCTAAAAGAAAGGGAAGAGACAGAGTAGAGGCTCGTTGA
- a CDS encoding phosphate/phosphite/phosphonate ABC transporter substrate-binding protein: protein MSLTKGKVAIAAMSFVFVFIYSILSPAFGAHYRFGVFPGSDPSKIEKAMGYLADCMNRVGDDDISIVVTRDYGELLSRMLEGSLDFAFINTVNYIELKNKMLGVKYMVTLMKRTDAKNIAEGYYYSYIVSLKNRGFSSVQDLKDGSFAFVDRSSSSGYVYPRYMLGKMGIVPDDFFKKVYYLSRHDRVVKALLAGSVDGGAISDGMYCKAVEMYGDIFSVLAVSDPIPLDLIVASEKVPATKVEEYVKALLRLSSNSDFRIEMEELFGWYVEGFCVLDDSVYDKAREVLDFEG, encoded by the coding sequence ATGAGCCTTACCAAGGGAAAGGTCGCGATTGCGGCGATGTCGTTTGTTTTCGTCTTTATTTATTCCATACTTTCTCCGGCCTTCGGCGCCCATTATCGTTTCGGCGTCTTCCCAGGGTCGGATCCTTCAAAAATAGAAAAAGCCATGGGCTATCTTGCGGATTGCATGAACCGCGTAGGAGACGACGATATATCGATAGTAGTGACGAGAGATTACGGTGAGCTTCTGAGCCGAATGCTGGAGGGCTCCCTCGACTTTGCCTTCATCAACACCGTAAATTATATCGAGCTTAAAAACAAGATGCTCGGTGTCAAGTATATGGTAACACTTATGAAGAGGACGGATGCGAAGAATATCGCTGAAGGCTACTACTATTCCTACATCGTATCCTTGAAGAATCGAGGTTTTTCTTCCGTTCAGGATCTGAAGGACGGAAGTTTCGCCTTCGTGGACAGGAGCTCCAGCTCGGGATACGTCTACCCCCGATATATGTTGGGAAAAATGGGAATCGTACCTGACGATTTTTTTAAGAAAGTATATTATCTGAGCCGTCACGATAGGGTCGTGAAAGCTCTGTTGGCCGGATCCGTAGACGGTGGAGCTATCTCGGACGGTATGTACTGTAAGGCGGTGGAGATGTACGGCGATATATTTTCCGTGCTGGCAGTGTCGGACCCCATACCTTTGGATTTAATTGTAGCTTCGGAGAAAGTGCCTGCGACTAAGGTAGAGGAATATGTAAAGGCCCTGCTTCGATTATCGTCGAATTCGGATTTCCGTATCGAGATGGAGGAGCTTTTCGGTTGGTATGTAGAGGGCTTCTGCGTTCTTGACGATTCCGTTTACGATAAGGCCCGAGAGGTTCTGGACTTTGAAGGTTAA
- a CDS encoding LysR family transcriptional regulator, translating into MDEKDWLIVEALWKERNVTQAAKRLYMSQPAVTRRIQHMESEFGCRILIRRGRGVDLTPQGERLVDYARKSLKGLRDLKDSLDGDDYRVRGTLRIGCANIFAKYRLPDLLKSFCGKYPDVEVKVRTGHSQRVYDMLLSDEAQLIIARGDFKWPELSHQMDDDGLYYVVSSEPLDIDRLPEMPRIHNRTDGPLETDIRNWWQSRYSVPPTVSMEVDTVDICLQMVRKGLGYAILSGLCLEEATELHGEMLVFPDGNPLRRDTRLYCRENAVGLKALAAFVEFVKGEVAFKRPLAR; encoded by the coding sequence ATGGACGAAAAGGATTGGCTTATTGTAGAGGCGCTATGGAAGGAGAGGAACGTCACCCAGGCGGCGAAGAGACTGTATATGTCTCAACCCGCCGTGACCAGGAGGATACAGCATATGGAAAGCGAGTTCGGCTGTCGCATCCTGATCAGAAGAGGCAGGGGAGTGGATCTCACCCCTCAGGGAGAGAGGTTGGTGGACTACGCCAGAAAGTCACTGAAAGGTCTGAGAGACCTCAAGGACTCCTTGGACGGCGACGACTACCGAGTCAGAGGGACGCTTCGCATAGGATGCGCCAATATCTTCGCCAAATACAGACTCCCGGATCTGCTGAAGTCCTTCTGCGGCAAGTACCCCGACGTGGAGGTAAAGGTTCGAACCGGCCACAGCCAGAGGGTTTACGACATGCTGTTGTCCGACGAGGCTCAACTGATAATCGCCAGGGGAGATTTCAAGTGGCCGGAGCTCAGCCATCAGATGGACGACGACGGCCTCTATTACGTCGTAAGCTCCGAACCGCTGGACATTGACAGACTGCCGGAGATGCCGAGAATCCACAACCGCACCGACGGACCGCTGGAGACCGACATAAGAAACTGGTGGCAGAGTCGCTACTCCGTCCCTCCCACAGTTTCCATGGAGGTGGACACAGTCGATATATGCCTACAGATGGTCAGGAAAGGGCTGGGATATGCGATACTTTCCGGTCTATGCCTGGAGGAGGCGACGGAACTCCACGGAGAGATGCTGGTGTTCCCCGACGGAAATCCGCTCCGGAGAGACACCAGATTGTATTGCCGGGAGAACGCCGTAGGGCTCAAGGCCCTGGCGGCCTTCGTGGAATTCGTCAAAGGCGAGGTAGCGTTTAAACGCCCCCTCGCCCGGTAG
- a CDS encoding hydratase yields MISLVDRPVYLFNGDVLCERSEKVGKAEVESLMSKAGLMPDAKALPTVPGVGTMAYGIIDSHDTSGGKGGLRLRFDKLTSHDITYVGVVQTAIACGLTEFPVPYVLTNCHNSLCAVGGTINEDDHVFGLSACRKFGGEYVPAHVAVIHQYMREMMAESGAMILGTDSHTRYGALGTLAVGEGGPELVKQLLGRTYDMARPGVVCIYLKGAPSPGVGPQDVALAIIGAVFENGFVKNKAMEFVGPGVGSLSVDFRLGIDVMTTETACWSSIWRTDEAIKEFYGVHGRPEAYKRIDPDDVALYDGAVVVDLDKVEPMIALPYHPSNAVTIREFVENPVDMIEAVETETARVMENSSLRLGLMDKLVDGRFTVDQGIIAGCSGGTFENVVAASQILDGADTGAGEFSLSVYPASQPVNMELVANGSIGKLMAAGAIVKTAFCGPCFGAGDTPCHRGFSIRHTTRNFPNREGSKPGEGQISAVALMDSRSIAATAANGGILTPGTEFADRLEPVPYRFDGEVYDKRVYRGVGRPHPEEELVYGPNIKPWPEISPLPEDQLLFMAAVIEDPVTTTDELIPSGETSSLRSNPMKLAEFTLSRKEPRFVGRAKVAQALEDCRKKSVADGTPLSDDLAEILSLVGEHVDVGRIGIGSAVFAVKPGDGSAREQAASSQKMLGGQANVAVEFATKRYRSNLINWGMVPYVVEPEEQGKFRAEDWLYVPGIRRAVKEGATEIQAFLLGDHDREPVTLKLVDLEKEDRDIILSGCLMNYYRDCSDRQ; encoded by the coding sequence TTGATTTCCCTGGTGGATAGGCCGGTATATCTTTTCAACGGCGATGTGCTTTGCGAGAGGTCGGAAAAGGTCGGGAAGGCAGAGGTGGAGAGTCTCATGTCGAAGGCGGGGCTGATGCCCGATGCGAAAGCTCTGCCTACCGTGCCGGGAGTCGGGACCATGGCCTACGGTATCATCGATTCTCACGACACTAGCGGTGGAAAGGGCGGTCTGCGGCTTCGCTTCGACAAGCTGACCTCTCACGACATTACCTACGTGGGGGTGGTCCAGACCGCCATAGCCTGCGGACTTACCGAGTTTCCCGTTCCCTACGTTCTTACCAACTGCCACAATAGCCTGTGCGCCGTGGGGGGGACCATCAACGAGGACGACCATGTTTTCGGCCTCTCCGCTTGCAGAAAATTCGGCGGCGAGTACGTTCCCGCACACGTGGCGGTGATCCATCAGTACATGAGGGAGATGATGGCCGAGAGTGGGGCCATGATCCTAGGGACCGACAGCCACACCCGTTACGGAGCCCTCGGGACTCTGGCCGTAGGCGAAGGCGGGCCGGAGCTTGTCAAGCAGCTTTTAGGTCGGACCTACGACATGGCCCGGCCCGGCGTGGTGTGCATATATTTGAAAGGCGCTCCCAGTCCTGGCGTCGGACCTCAGGACGTCGCCCTTGCCATCATAGGAGCGGTCTTCGAGAACGGTTTCGTAAAGAACAAGGCCATGGAGTTCGTCGGGCCCGGCGTCGGTTCTCTGAGCGTCGATTTTCGGCTGGGTATCGACGTCATGACCACCGAGACAGCCTGTTGGAGCTCCATATGGCGTACCGACGAGGCCATAAAAGAGTTTTACGGCGTACACGGTCGTCCCGAAGCCTATAAAAGGATCGATCCGGACGACGTGGCCCTATACGACGGAGCAGTGGTGGTGGATCTGGACAAGGTGGAGCCCATGATAGCCCTGCCTTATCACCCGAGCAACGCCGTCACCATAAGAGAGTTCGTCGAGAACCCCGTGGATATGATAGAGGCCGTCGAGACGGAGACCGCCAGGGTGATGGAGAACAGCTCGCTGAGGCTGGGGCTCATGGATAAGCTTGTGGACGGTCGTTTCACCGTGGATCAGGGAATCATAGCTGGATGCTCCGGAGGAACCTTCGAGAACGTAGTCGCCGCCTCTCAGATACTGGACGGAGCCGACACCGGGGCCGGTGAGTTCTCACTGAGCGTCTATCCGGCCAGCCAGCCGGTAAACATGGAGCTGGTGGCGAACGGTTCCATCGGAAAGCTCATGGCCGCCGGCGCCATAGTGAAGACAGCCTTCTGCGGACCCTGTTTCGGGGCGGGAGATACGCCATGTCACAGAGGTTTCAGCATCCGTCACACGACCAGAAACTTCCCTAACCGTGAGGGCTCAAAGCCGGGAGAGGGACAGATATCGGCGGTGGCTCTCATGGACTCTCGCTCCATAGCGGCCACGGCGGCAAACGGCGGAATTCTGACCCCCGGAACGGAGTTTGCCGACAGACTCGAGCCCGTTCCCTACCGTTTCGACGGCGAGGTCTACGACAAAAGAGTATATCGCGGCGTGGGCAGGCCCCATCCCGAGGAAGAATTGGTCTACGGGCCGAACATAAAGCCCTGGCCGGAGATATCCCCTCTTCCCGAGGATCAGCTGCTTTTTATGGCAGCTGTCATCGAAGATCCCGTCACGACAACCGACGAGTTGATACCGTCCGGCGAGACGTCGTCGCTTCGTTCCAACCCGATGAAGCTGGCCGAGTTCACCCTATCCAGAAAGGAGCCCCGTTTCGTAGGCCGGGCCAAGGTGGCTCAGGCCCTGGAGGATTGCCGCAAAAAGTCTGTCGCTGACGGAACTCCCCTGTCCGATGATCTTGCCGAGATACTATCTCTGGTGGGAGAGCATGTCGATGTCGGAAGGATCGGTATCGGGTCGGCGGTATTCGCCGTGAAGCCCGGCGACGGTTCCGCCAGGGAACAGGCGGCTTCGTCCCAGAAGATGCTGGGAGGTCAGGCCAACGTGGCGGTGGAGTTCGCCACCAAACGGTATCGCAGCAACCTCATAAACTGGGGCATGGTTCCCTACGTGGTCGAGCCTGAGGAACAGGGCAAATTCCGTGCGGAAGACTGGCTTTACGTGCCGGGAATCCGAAGGGCCGTGAAAGAGGGTGCTACCGAGATTCAGGCGTTTCTCCTAGGGGATCATGACAGAGAGCCCGTGACTTTGAAACTGGTCGATTTGGAGAAGGAGGACAGGGATATAATCCTCTCCGGATGTCTTATGAACTACTACAGAGACTGTTCGGACAGACAGTAG
- a CDS encoding DUF819 family protein: MITNGFSYLAFILFFAGLVVLAERHSKGKFFEYVPAVVLIYFVCMLFSTFGLWSKTDSVNAVYKGVKGNLLPAMIFLMLLRCDLRKIMKLGPKMLLGFFAASTSIAFGFVVMYLLFKSNLPADGWRAFAALSGSWMGGTGNMVAIQGALNIADADMGYTLLIDSIDYSIWVMVLLGMVPYAMKFNKWTKSDTSAIDQVGAELSRHHESLRKETTFSDMIFLLGAALAVSAACQWASGFLPKSAFMSGTTWTVLLATVIGVLCAMTPMYGLPGASQMANTMLYMIVGLIASRANFAELTEAPMYILAGFVILGIHALSLSIIAKLFKLDLFTCGVASLANIGGVASAPILAAAYSDALVPIGVLMAMMGYVVGTGGGLIVGKILSIL, translated from the coding sequence ATGATCACCAATGGTTTTTCTTATCTCGCTTTTATCCTGTTTTTCGCGGGGCTAGTGGTTTTGGCGGAGCGGCATTCGAAAGGGAAGTTTTTCGAGTACGTTCCTGCGGTTGTCCTTATCTACTTCGTGTGTATGCTTTTCTCCACCTTCGGCCTGTGGAGCAAGACGGACAGCGTAAATGCAGTCTACAAAGGAGTAAAGGGCAATCTTCTTCCTGCGATGATATTTCTCATGCTTCTTCGATGCGACCTGAGGAAGATTATGAAGCTGGGTCCGAAGATGCTGCTTGGATTTTTCGCCGCCTCCACCAGCATCGCCTTCGGTTTTGTCGTCATGTATCTGCTTTTCAAGAGCAACCTGCCCGCCGATGGTTGGAGAGCCTTCGCCGCCCTCTCTGGAAGCTGGATGGGCGGTACCGGCAACATGGTGGCCATCCAGGGAGCCTTGAATATCGCCGATGCCGATATGGGCTATACTCTTCTTATCGACTCAATCGACTACTCGATCTGGGTCATGGTCCTTCTGGGTATGGTTCCCTACGCTATGAAGTTCAACAAGTGGACAAAGTCGGACACCAGCGCCATCGATCAGGTGGGAGCCGAGCTCTCCAGGCATCACGAAAGTCTGCGCAAGGAGACCACCTTTAGCGACATGATCTTCCTCCTCGGCGCCGCTTTGGCCGTATCCGCCGCCTGTCAGTGGGCTTCCGGTTTCCTTCCGAAATCGGCCTTCATGTCCGGTACTACCTGGACGGTTCTTCTGGCCACGGTGATAGGGGTGCTCTGCGCCATGACCCCCATGTACGGTCTTCCCGGTGCTTCTCAGATGGCGAACACCATGCTTTATATGATCGTCGGGCTTATCGCCTCCAGAGCCAACTTCGCCGAGCTCACCGAGGCTCCCATGTATATACTCGCCGGATTCGTCATACTCGGTATCCACGCCTTGAGTCTCTCCATAATAGCCAAGCTCTTCAAGCTCGACCTGTTTACATGCGGTGTGGCGAGCCTGGCCAACATCGGAGGGGTGGCTTCCGCCCCGATCCTTGCTGCCGCCTACAGCGACGCACTTGTCCCGATCGGAGTCCTCATGGCGATGATGGGCTACGTGGTAGGAACCGGTGGCGGACTTATCGTAGGAAAGATTTTGTCCATACTGTAG
- a CDS encoding serine hydrolase: MASLVSSFEGIGATAGVVVSATGSDFRWSHNDFRQFPSASLIKLAVLWSLFKGDDAGLWSLQDEVDIPKDQVVEGGLLHLWAHGGRLRLDDLALLMIAVSDNTAANLLIDHIGMERINEDISSLGLEDTVLGRKMMDFEAKKMGKDNYTSPRDLERLIGSLTGNFSARERVLSMMSCQKLRSKLPGDIPVSDVDDLEGILAHKTGELPGSEHDCGVIFHRGENPVIVVVLTEGIGSPEHGVEFCRDIGKKIYDEFNAEGEGTL, encoded by the coding sequence TTGGCTTCATTGGTCTCGTCTTTCGAGGGGATTGGGGCCACCGCTGGGGTGGTGGTCTCCGCCACTGGGTCCGATTTCAGGTGGAGCCATAACGACTTTCGTCAGTTTCCATCCGCTAGCCTTATAAAACTAGCGGTGTTGTGGTCCCTGTTTAAGGGCGACGATGCTGGGCTTTGGTCCCTCCAGGATGAGGTGGATATACCTAAAGATCAGGTTGTGGAGGGAGGACTTCTGCACCTTTGGGCTCATGGTGGTCGTCTTCGACTCGACGATCTGGCCCTGCTCATGATCGCGGTGAGCGACAATACCGCCGCAAACCTCCTTATAGACCATATCGGCATGGAGAGGATCAACGAGGATATCTCGTCATTAGGGCTTGAAGACACAGTTCTAGGCCGTAAGATGATGGATTTCGAGGCAAAAAAAATGGGCAAGGATAACTATACATCTCCTCGTGATCTGGAGAGACTGATTGGTTCCCTGACCGGTAATTTCTCTGCGAGGGAGAGGGTCTTGAGCATGATGTCCTGTCAGAAGCTGAGGTCTAAACTACCTGGCGATATCCCTGTATCGGATGTGGACGATCTTGAGGGGATTTTGGCCCACAAGACAGGGGAGCTACCAGGATCGGAGCACGACTGCGGCGTGATTTTTCATCGGGGAGAAAATCCCGTCATAGTTGTGGTATTGACGGAGGGGATTGGTTCTCCCGAGCATGGGGTTGAATTCTGTCGTGATATAGGCAAAAAAATATATGATGAATTTAATGCTGAAGGAGAGGGGACTTTATGA
- a CDS encoding GntT/GntP/DsdX family permease produces MEQGSLLGLIPLAVYIVLCFTRFGQIFAVIAGMLVAAVIGHHGIMDIAAALRGGLGSFLGYIGMIILLGAGLGQVLKRTGVVRHLVFMVTERWNINSQNRAFLVVMSCSVIIVSFLGTMAGGNAILAPILIPIAAAVGVTPNAMAVLLHGAGASGLFLGPFTPPMVALMEFTGLSYPQVLLNAGLPVSIIMWFVTFFWARRVQKISAGKNRYSEEDIAKESANWKPDASVRRATLVFLVTMFSMVGYGIVIEGGSTFVVAIMLVTAALTGIAAKLGPVEIIDSICDGAKNFIWLFFFFVLLDPFINFIQETGAFQALAALLEPMVQDGGTVGFVAFSTMVGIFGVPGAAVAQAEVLNKMFLPLVQSLNIPMTLWVAVLLIGSQMTSFAIPEGDMQGQMGLARSSDLKSVLCNGWLIVLCTTIYVIIRAMITVM; encoded by the coding sequence ATGGAGCAGGGGAGTCTTTTAGGTCTTATACCGCTGGCAGTCTACATCGTTCTTTGTTTTACCAGATTTGGCCAAATATTTGCCGTCATCGCGGGGATGCTGGTGGCTGCAGTTATAGGTCATCACGGTATTATGGACATCGCTGCGGCGCTGAGAGGCGGATTGGGTTCGTTTTTAGGCTATATAGGCATGATCATACTCCTTGGGGCTGGCTTAGGGCAGGTCTTGAAAAGAACGGGGGTAGTCAGACATCTGGTCTTTATGGTGACTGAGAGATGGAACATCAACTCTCAAAACAGGGCTTTCCTGGTGGTCATGTCCTGTTCCGTTATCATAGTGAGCTTTCTTGGTACTATGGCGGGCGGTAACGCCATACTCGCGCCTATCCTTATCCCGATTGCGGCGGCGGTCGGAGTTACACCGAATGCTATGGCGGTGCTCCTCCACGGGGCCGGTGCATCAGGGCTCTTTTTGGGACCTTTCACTCCTCCCATGGTGGCCTTGATGGAGTTCACTGGGCTGTCCTATCCTCAGGTTCTATTGAACGCAGGCCTACCTGTCTCGATAATAATGTGGTTTGTTACCTTTTTTTGGGCCAGGAGGGTTCAAAAAATCTCGGCAGGTAAGAATCGCTATTCTGAGGAGGATATCGCTAAAGAGAGTGCTAACTGGAAGCCCGACGCCTCCGTTCGTAGGGCTACCCTGGTTTTTCTGGTTACCATGTTCTCCATGGTCGGTTACGGTATTGTGATAGAGGGTGGATCGACCTTTGTCGTCGCAATAATGCTCGTTACAGCCGCTTTGACCGGTATAGCTGCAAAGCTTGGGCCGGTGGAAATCATTGACTCTATATGCGATGGTGCCAAGAACTTCATATGGCTTTTCTTCTTCTTCGTGCTTCTCGATCCTTTTATCAACTTCATCCAGGAGACCGGTGCTTTCCAGGCCCTCGCTGCTCTTCTTGAGCCCATGGTTCAGGATGGTGGGACGGTGGGCTTCGTCGCTTTCTCAACCATGGTTGGTATCTTTGGGGTTCCAGGAGCAGCCGTAGCCCAGGCAGAGGTGCTGAATAAAATGTTCCTACCTCTGGTGCAGAGTTTGAACATCCCTATGACCCTCTGGGTCGCCGTCCTCCTTATAGGGTCTCAGATGACCTCTTTCGCCATTCCAGAGGGGGACATGCAGGGGCAGATGGGGTTGGCAAGATCCAGTGATCTCAAGTCGGTGCTGTGTAACGGGTGGTTGATAGTCCTCTGCACCACCATATACGTCATTATAAGAGCCATGATAACGGTGATGTAG
- a CDS encoding dipeptide epimerase has product MRITGIKTGTISVPLKKPFKTAVRSVDAVRDVIVAVETDSGTIGYGEAPPTGAITGDTTGAILGAIDDHIRPTLLGRDGEDLEGNLEVLQGCMVGNTSAKAALDIALHDLWAQSIGAPLYRLFGGSRKSVETDVTVSVNEPDEMAQDALNAVESGYRVIKIKVGKESSKDFDRLKAIREAIGQDVEIRIDANQGWTPTEAVDILDRMEKAGFDLELVEQPVKGKDLDGMAYVTARTSIPVVADESIWSASDALEIFRRKAADMVNIKLMKCGGLAEARRIVAVSEIFGAQVMLGSMLEGKICASAAVHLAAAYGAITRIDIDGPLLCASDPIVGGADFKGPDIGVSEAPGLGVMSFDEIKWH; this is encoded by the coding sequence GTGAGGATAACCGGAATTAAAACAGGGACCATATCGGTTCCCCTGAAGAAACCTTTCAAGACGGCGGTAAGATCGGTGGATGCCGTAAGAGACGTCATAGTAGCGGTAGAGACCGATTCGGGGACGATCGGTTACGGCGAGGCCCCACCGACGGGAGCCATAACGGGTGACACGACGGGAGCCATTCTCGGAGCCATCGACGACCATATAAGGCCGACTTTGCTAGGGCGCGACGGAGAAGATCTGGAGGGAAACTTAGAGGTTCTTCAGGGTTGTATGGTAGGCAACACCAGCGCCAAGGCCGCCCTCGACATAGCCCTTCACGATCTGTGGGCCCAGTCGATCGGTGCCCCTCTCTACAGGCTTTTCGGAGGGAGCCGGAAATCGGTGGAGACCGACGTCACGGTGAGCGTAAACGAGCCGGACGAGATGGCTCAGGATGCCTTGAACGCCGTGGAGAGCGGTTACAGGGTGATCAAGATAAAGGTCGGCAAGGAGTCTTCCAAGGACTTCGATCGTCTCAAGGCAATAAGAGAGGCAATCGGACAGGACGTTGAAATAAGGATAGACGCCAACCAGGGATGGACCCCGACCGAGGCAGTGGATATTCTCGATCGGATGGAGAAAGCTGGTTTCGACCTGGAACTGGTGGAACAGCCAGTTAAGGGCAAAGACCTGGACGGGATGGCCTACGTCACGGCCCGTACGTCCATCCCCGTCGTGGCCGACGAGAGCATATGGAGCGCCTCGGATGCCCTGGAGATCTTCCGTCGCAAGGCGGCAGACATGGTCAACATAAAGCTTATGAAGTGCGGCGGCCTAGCCGAGGCGAGACGGATAGTTGCGGTGTCGGAGATATTCGGGGCTCAGGTCATGCTGGGAAGTATGCTTGAGGGAAAAATATGCGCCTCCGCTGCGGTGCATCTGGCGGCGGCTTATGGGGCGATAACGAGAATAGACATAGACGGTCCGTTGCTCTGCGCCTCCGACCCCATAGTGGGCGGAGCGGACTTCAAAGGACCGGATATCGGGGTCTCCGAAGCTCCCGGTCTGGGGGTGATGTCCTTCGACGAAATAAAGTGGCATTGA